TGCCAAGTCACGATCACAACACCAAAAACAATCGGGCGTTTCAAAATGAAGATTAACATGAGCCAATCTTTGCAAACGAATCATGTTAGTAAAATCATGATAATTCATCTTCTGATCCATCACAACTTTGCCAGCTAAGTTTTGGATTACGGCACCATTAAATACAATATTGTATTGGTCTGCCTTTCCTGCCAAACTAAGCTGCTCGCTATACCGCATTACACCAGATAACGGTCTGCCAGTAGCCAAAACAACTTTTATGCCCTGCTCATTTGCTTGCTTGAGCAATTTTTCAGTTTCCGGCAAAATCTCATTGTTACTAGTCAACAATGTCCCATCTAAGTCGACTGCAATTAATTTAATCCCCATAGCTTAACCTCCCACTATTTTATTATCAACTCCTTTATTATACAAAAAGTCGCAATTACTTACGACCTTTTTTACTTTTTATTCAACTGTGACACTTTTAGCAAGATTCCTCGGCTGATCAACATTCAGCCCCTTTTCCTTAGCCGCATAATAAGCAAGCAACTGTGTTGGCACCACTGAAATTAATGGCGACAGATAATAATCAATATTGGCTAATACAAGATCATCTTGGGCTTGTGCCAAATCCTGACTCGCAATAGTAATCACTTGAGCTCCTCGAGCGACTACTTCTTGAATATTGCCTCGCATGAGGCCAGCAGTTACTGGATCATTTATCAAAGCTATCACTGGCGTATCATTTTCAATCAGTGAAATTGTCCCATGCTTTAATTCTGCTGCTGCAAAGCCCTCTGTTTGAATATATGAAACTTCTTTTAATTTTAATGCTGCTTCCAAGGCAACTGGATAATCAATTCCGCGTCCAAGATAGAAGGCGTTACGTGATGAAATTAGCTTCGTCTTGGCTAATTGCTTAATTTTCGCTTGATTTGCAATTAGCTGTTCAATTCCTTCAGCCGCTAAAGCCAAGTTAGTCTTTAAATTAAATTGCTTAGCAGTGACTGTTTTCAGCTGTTTCCCAATTGCTTTAGCCAAAATCGCCATAACTGCTATTTGCGCAGTGTAAGCCTTAGTCGAAGCTACCGCTATTTCTGGACCCGCTTCAAGTGAAATTGCATAATTAGCTTCTCGCGCCAGAGTAGATTCCATAACATTAGTTAAAGTTAAACTAGGAATTTTTCGCTTAATTGCTTCCTGCAAGACTACTCGCGAATCGGCAGTTTCCCCAGATTGCGATAAGAAAATAAAAAATGGCTTACGTGATAATAAAGGAAAATGATAGCCAGCTTCCGAAGCATAGCCAACATCGGTCGGGATACCTGTTAAATGTTCGAGCAAGATTTTGCCAACTAGCCCTGCATGATAGCTAGTCCCTGCAGCAAAGATATAAAAGCGATCTGCTTGTGCCATAGTCTTAACAATTTCATCATCTATTCTAGGTTCGCCCGATTTATCAAGATAGTACTGCGTTAAATGTCGCAATACAGCTGGTTGCTCACAAATTTCCTTCATCATGTAAAAATCATAAGTCCCTTTTGAAGCGGCATTAGGATCAATCTCTAATTGGTAAGACTTGCTAATTACCGGTTCTCCAGCAAGAGTTTCCAAGTAATAGCTATCATTGGTAATGTCACCAACTTCACCGTCATGGAGATCAATAAACGTCTTGGTTTGATCTAAAACAGACAATGCATCAGAAGCAATAATATTGAAATTATCTCCAATTCCCAATAGTAATGGTGACTTGTTTTTAGCTAGATAAATATGATCTGGCTTAGTGTTATCAATTAATAAAAAGGCATATGATCCTTTAAGCAGCTTTAAAGTCTTCTTCAGAGCCGCAAAGGCTGACAAGTTAG
This DNA window, taken from Lactobacillus sp. ESL0684, encodes the following:
- the glmS gene encoding glutamine--fructose-6-phosphate transaminase (isomerizing) — its product is MCGIVGIVGKSAREVILSGLTNLEYRGYDSAGIYLNDLAGKEYLAKATGKIQQLEAKLTPDQQGLVGIGHTRWATHGEPSVNNAHPQFDETKRFYLVHNGVIENYQELRSQYLSEAAMVSDTDTEVVVQLVSKFAREANLSAFAALKKTLKLLKGSYAFLLIDNTKPDHIYLAKNKSPLLLGIGDNFNIIASDALSVLDQTKTFIDLHDGEVGDITNDSYYLETLAGEPVISKSYQLEIDPNAASKGTYDFYMMKEICEQPAVLRHLTQYYLDKSGEPRIDDEIVKTMAQADRFYIFAAGTSYHAGLVGKILLEHLTGIPTDVGYASEAGYHFPLLSRKPFFIFLSQSGETADSRVVLQEAIKRKIPSLTLTNVMESTLAREANYAISLEAGPEIAVASTKAYTAQIAVMAILAKAIGKQLKTVTAKQFNLKTNLALAAEGIEQLIANQAKIKQLAKTKLISSRNAFYLGRGIDYPVALEAALKLKEVSYIQTEGFAAAELKHGTISLIENDTPVIALINDPVTAGLMRGNIQEVVARGAQVITIASQDLAQAQDDLVLANIDYYLSPLISVVPTQLLAYYAAKEKGLNVDQPRNLAKSVTVE